The following nucleotide sequence is from Puniceicoccaceae bacterium.
AATCGCTGGCCGCCCGCATTGAGGTGGGTGTGGAGCGTCTGAATGACCTCACCCGAAAATCTGCTGCCAACCTGAGCTGATAAAGGAATCTCATGAGCCTGATCAAACGCCGACGTCACAAAGCGGGGATCAATATCGTTCCGTTGGTGGATGTGCTCATGGTACTCATTTTCTTTTTCCTCATGACCATGCAGTTTCGCAACATGGACGTGCTCAACATCACGCCACCAAAGATCGAAACCGCAGGTGAGAATCAACTCACGGATCAGATCCTCATCGCCCTAAGCCCGGAAGGGGATTTTTTCCTGAACAACCAGCTGGTGACCGAGCAAGTGCTCATCCAGGCGTTGACGATTGCCGGTGAGCAAAATCCGGATCAAGCCATTCTCCTGGTCTCCGACGAGGAAACTCCGTTGAAATACGTCACCCGGGTGATGGATCTTTGTCGCCAAAACAAGCTGAACAAAATTCGCCTGAAGTCTAGATAACCACGCTTCGGGAAGCAGGTTGTTCGCACGCCAATATCCCAGACACACGTTCCCGCGTTCCGCACAAGCCTTTCTCACACAACATGTTCACGGTGGACCTCAGTTTTTTTGTCAGCATCGCCATTTACAGTGGTCTTGCGGTCATCGCCGTGCTCTGGGTCTATTACGATACGTATGGAAAGACCATTCACGCAGAAAAGCGCAATCGGGACGTCTTTCACTGTGTGAAGTGTGGACACATCTACACCGGACCCAAAGGTGTGGAGGAAGCCCACTGTCCGCGCTGTGGCATGGATAACATCAAGTTGCGATTCTAGGGTTGATTTCACTGGAGATTCGCCCTTTAGCTAAGACGCAAATATGAGCGAATTATTAGCTGTTCTGGACTTCGGTTCGCAATACACCCAGGTCATCGCACGCAGGATTCGGGAAAACAAGGTCTACTCGAAAATTTTTCGGTATGACGTCAGCGCACAAACACTCCGCGAGGAAGGGGTCAAGGGCATTATACTTTCCGGCGGACCCTCCAGCGTGCTGCGCAAGGACGCACCCCTGCCAGATGCTGCGATCTTCGAACTTGGCGTTCCGGTCATGGGCATCTGCTACGGCGTTCAATTGATGGCCCATTTGCTGGGGGGAGAGGTGCAGCCGAGCAAGGAGCGTGAATTTGGGCGCGGAACCCTTCACCTGCAGGCAGAATCTCCCTTGTTCAAGGGACTGCCAACCACATTCAAGGTCTGGAACTCCCACGGCGACCGCCTTGAGAAAATGCCTGTCGGTTTCAAAACCATCGCCACCACAGAGAATGCTCCGTTTGCCGTTATCGAAAACCACTCCAAGGGGTTCTATGGTCTGCAGTTCCACCCTGAGGTGGTGCACAGTGACCACGGCAACGATATCATTCAGAATTTCCTGACTCAGGTCTGCGGCTTTAAGGCAGACTGGGTGATGACACACTTTATCGATGAAAAGGTCGAAGAAATCCGCGCAACCGTTGGGGACCGCAAGGTTGTGCTCGGCTTGAGCGGTGGTGTCGATTCATCCGTTGCGGCCGCCCTCATCCACAAAGCCATCGGAGACCAGCTGAAGTGTGTCTTCGTGGATAACGGCCTGTTGCGTAAGAATGAGCGTGCTGGTGTGGAAAAACTGTTTGGTGACAATTTTTCGATGGACCTGACCACCGTCGATGCATCCGAAACATTTCTCTCACGCCTGGCAGGTGTAACCGACCCGGAAACCAAGCGGAAAATCATCGGCAATACCTTTGTGGAGGTGTTTGACCAGTCCATCGCCGACCTGCCAGAGGTAGCATTTCTCGCTCAGGGAACCCTCTACCCCGACATCATTGAAAGTGTCCCGATCGGGGGAAATCCGGCCGCACTGATCAAGTCCCACCACAACGTCGGAGGACTGCCCGAGAACATGAAACTGCGCTTGCTCGAACCGCTCAACGCCCTCTTTAAAGATGAGGTGCGCCTGCTCGGTGAAGCACTCGGATTGCCCAAATCCGTGGTGTGGCGACAACCGTTTCCCGGCCCCGGACTCGCTGTTCGGGTGATGGGTGAAATCACACGCGAGCGTTTGGAGATTCTACGGGAGGCTGACGCGATTCTGCAGGATGAAATGCGCGCTGCCGACTGGTATTACCGCGTCTGGCAGTCCTTCTGCGTCTTTTTGCCCGTGCGCACCGTAGGTGTCATGGGAGATGAACGCACTTACGACTACGTGATCGCACTGCGCTGCGTAGAAAGCCAGGACGCGATGACGGCAGACTGGACCCGCCTTCCCTACGACCTGCTGGGCAAAGTTTCCACCCGTATCATCAACGAGGTTAAGGGTGTCAATCGCGTCGTTTACGACATCAGCTCCAAGCCTCCCGGTACCATCGAATGGGAGTGATTTCAATCCAACATACCTTCCCACCATTGCATGCTATGAAACCCACCTTCCTTTGCACATTTCTATTGCTCGGCATTGTTTCAACGACCGCCCAAGCTTCCATGGAATCCGTTGAAACCACGGTCACCAAGGCCCGTGAGTATCTCGGAGGTGATGCAAAACTCAATGCCATTCACTCGCTGCAATACCGCGGTACGGTTACCCTTTACCAGGGCAAGGATGCTGAGGGCAATGACCGTGAGCCGCTTGTGGGAGATGCCATCCTCTCATTCCAAAAGCCATCGAGTCAGAAGATTGAGTTTCACTTCCCGGAGCAGTCGCTGGTGACGGGCTTCAATGGATACGAAGGTTACGAGTATCTCGAAATTCAGCAGGAAGTGGGCGACCCCATGAGAAATGTTCGCTCCATCGGAGGAGAAGAGCTGCGCCGCAATAAGGCAGCTGCGATCGAAAATCTGCGCTTTTTCCGTCCCTTTGAGTTCTCCGAAACCAACGTGAAGGACCATGGAACTACCGAAGAAGCTGGCAAATCGGCACACCGGATTGATTTCATTCACAACGGGAAATTCATCTTCAGTCGCCTGTTTGACACCGAAACCGGCGACCTGCTTCGCACCGATCTGGATACCGGTATGGTAACATATGAAACAGGAGAAATGTGGGTCGAAGGCGTT
It contains:
- the guaA gene encoding glutamine-hydrolyzing GMP synthase, with translation MSELLAVLDFGSQYTQVIARRIRENKVYSKIFRYDVSAQTLREEGVKGIILSGGPSSVLRKDAPLPDAAIFELGVPVMGICYGVQLMAHLLGGEVQPSKEREFGRGTLHLQAESPLFKGLPTTFKVWNSHGDRLEKMPVGFKTIATTENAPFAVIENHSKGFYGLQFHPEVVHSDHGNDIIQNFLTQVCGFKADWVMTHFIDEKVEEIRATVGDRKVVLGLSGGVDSSVAAALIHKAIGDQLKCVFVDNGLLRKNERAGVEKLFGDNFSMDLTTVDASETFLSRLAGVTDPETKRKIIGNTFVEVFDQSIADLPEVAFLAQGTLYPDIIESVPIGGNPAALIKSHHNVGGLPENMKLRLLEPLNALFKDEVRLLGEALGLPKSVVWRQPFPGPGLAVRVMGEITRERLEILREADAILQDEMRAADWYYRVWQSFCVFLPVRTVGVMGDERTYDYVIALRCVESQDAMTADWTRLPYDLLGKVSTRIINEVKGVNRVVYDISSKPPGTIEWE
- a CDS encoding biopolymer transporter ExbD, which produces MSLIKRRRHKAGINIVPLVDVLMVLIFFFLMTMQFRNMDVLNITPPKIETAGENQLTDQILIALSPEGDFFLNNQLVTEQVLIQALTIAGEQNPDQAILLVSDEETPLKYVTRVMDLCRQNKLNKIRLKSR